In a genomic window of Thiolapillus brandeum:
- the nhaA gene encoding Na+/H+ antiporter NhaA — MKNSKGKEYLAPWERAFDQILTPLEEFIHRQTTSGILLMLCAVVALIVGNSPLAESYNHVLHTEVTLGGGSLTLTMSLHHWINDGLMALFFLVVGLELKRELLVGELADPRQALLPISAAVGGMLLPALFFLLVNQGGEGAQGWGIPMATDIAFALGALALLGKRVPPALLTFLVALAIVDDLGAVVVIALFYTAKIDTVALAAAAGVLFLLIALNRGGIRRILPYALLGVLLWLALLKSGVHATLAGVFLAFTIPMKPKLDAMRFLENAHSLLNQIKAAHEKEPNIILNDQMRSRVTALSDGVQLAQAPAQVLEHKLHMTSAFLVIPVFALANAGIPIDFSAMDQIFTDPVALGVVAGLVLGKLIGITATVWLMVKLGFSQLPMGLKFSHVMGMSLMAGIGFTMSIFVTELAFADNPENLLMAKTGVLLASLIAGVGGFIWLRMIGRGTG; from the coding sequence ATGAAAAACTCGAAAGGAAAAGAATATCTTGCGCCCTGGGAGCGGGCTTTCGACCAGATTCTGACCCCTCTGGAAGAGTTTATTCACCGCCAGACCACCAGTGGCATCCTGCTGATGCTGTGCGCGGTTGTCGCCCTGATTGTTGGCAACAGTCCTCTGGCAGAGAGCTATAACCATGTCCTGCATACGGAGGTCACTCTCGGTGGGGGAAGTCTGACCCTGACCATGAGCCTGCATCACTGGATCAACGATGGCCTTATGGCCCTGTTTTTCCTGGTAGTAGGGCTGGAACTCAAGCGTGAGCTGTTGGTAGGGGAGCTCGCCGACCCGCGTCAGGCCCTGTTGCCCATCAGTGCAGCGGTGGGCGGTATGCTGTTGCCCGCCTTGTTCTTTCTCCTTGTGAATCAGGGAGGAGAAGGTGCGCAGGGATGGGGGATACCCATGGCCACGGATATTGCCTTTGCCCTGGGGGCTTTGGCGCTCCTTGGCAAGCGGGTTCCGCCGGCGCTGTTGACCTTCCTGGTGGCGCTGGCCATTGTGGATGACCTGGGTGCGGTGGTGGTTATTGCCTTGTTCTACACGGCAAAGATCGATACTGTGGCCCTGGCAGCCGCAGCTGGGGTGCTGTTCCTGCTGATCGCCCTGAACCGGGGGGGCATCAGACGCATTCTGCCCTATGCTCTGCTGGGTGTGCTGCTGTGGCTGGCCCTGTTGAAAAGTGGGGTGCATGCTACCCTGGCTGGAGTATTTCTGGCATTTACCATTCCCATGAAGCCCAAACTGGATGCCATGCGTTTCCTGGAGAATGCCCATTCCCTGCTGAACCAGATCAAAGCAGCCCATGAGAAAGAACCCAACATCATTCTCAATGATCAGATGCGTAGCCGGGTAACCGCTCTTTCCGACGGTGTGCAACTGGCCCAGGCACCGGCTCAGGTTCTGGAACACAAGCTGCATATGACCAGCGCCTTCCTGGTGATTCCTGTCTTTGCTCTGGCCAATGCGGGTATCCCCATCGATTTTTCTGCCATGGATCAGATTTTCACCGACCCGGTTGCACTGGGTGTGGTCGCCGGTCTGGTGCTGGGCAAGCTGATAGGTATCACTGCTACTGTCTGGCTGATGGTCAAGCTCGGCTTCAGCCAATTGCCCATGGGGTTGAAGTTTTCTCACGTCATGGGCATGTCCCTGATGGCCGGTATTGGCTTTACCATGTCCATCTTTGTTACAGAACTCGCGTTTGCCGACAATCCGGAAAACCTGCTCATGGCCAAGACCGGAGTATTGCTGGCTTCTCTTATCGCCGGAGTGGGGGGATTTATCTGGTTGCGGATGATTGGACGCGGTACCGGATAG
- the moaA gene encoding GTP 3',8-cyclase MoaA, whose protein sequence is MAGLIDPFQRIIRYLRVSVTDRCNYRCFYCMPSQGMEWEERAEFLTFEELTRIIRLFTELGVDKVRLTGGEPLVRRGLLDFVKQLDALPGLKDLSMSSNAHLLGNQAADLKAAGISRVNISLDSLKPEVFRRITVNGDLEPVLQGIDAALKAGMHPVKINMVVMKGLNDGEIETMLDYAIERGADLRYIETMPIGEAGIAGTDYYMPAVEILARLKEHLGEELIPAKGGKGAGPARYYQISSGPVRVGVISALSRHFCDDCNRVRLTAKGDLVLCLGQEDRVSLRDGLRTGYSDDEIKKEILKAIARKPRSHEFNDDNSRVSLRHMSSLGG, encoded by the coding sequence ATGGCAGGCTTGATCGATCCATTCCAGCGCATTATCCGCTACCTGCGGGTCTCGGTTACCGACCGATGCAATTATCGCTGCTTTTACTGCATGCCCTCCCAGGGTATGGAATGGGAAGAACGGGCTGAATTTCTCACGTTTGAGGAACTGACCCGCATCATCCGCCTGTTCACGGAGCTGGGGGTGGACAAGGTCCGGCTCACGGGGGGTGAACCCCTGGTACGGCGCGGCCTGCTGGACTTCGTGAAGCAACTCGACGCGCTGCCCGGGCTCAAGGATCTGTCAATGTCCAGCAATGCCCACTTACTTGGAAACCAGGCTGCCGATCTGAAGGCTGCAGGCATCAGCCGGGTGAATATTTCCCTGGATTCCCTGAAGCCTGAGGTGTTTCGCAGGATCACTGTAAACGGCGACCTGGAACCCGTATTACAGGGTATCGATGCCGCCCTGAAAGCCGGCATGCACCCGGTGAAAATCAACATGGTGGTCATGAAGGGTCTCAATGATGGCGAAATCGAAACCATGCTGGACTACGCTATCGAACGCGGTGCCGACCTGCGCTACATTGAGACCATGCCTATCGGTGAAGCCGGCATTGCGGGTACAGACTATTACATGCCCGCGGTGGAGATCCTCGCCCGATTAAAAGAGCATTTGGGCGAAGAACTGATCCCCGCAAAGGGCGGCAAGGGCGCAGGACCGGCCCGTTACTACCAGATCAGCAGCGGTCCGGTACGGGTAGGCGTGATCAGCGCCCTGTCCCGGCATTTCTGCGACGATTGCAACCGGGTGCGCCTGACGGCCAAAGGGGATCTGGTATTGTGCCTGGGCCAGGAAGACCGGGTCTCCCTGCGCGATGGCCTGCGTACAGGGTATAGCGATGATGAAATCAAGAAGGAAATCCTCAAGGCCATCGCCAGGAAACCCCGTAGCCACGAATTCAATGACGACAACAGCAGGGTTTCCCTGCGCCACATGTCGTCCCTGGGCGGCTGA